The DNA window TCTTTCTGGAGAATATCCAGCAAAGAAATCTACGTTAAAGGTAAGTCCAGACACTTTTTCAAGCACTGGAATACACTCTTCTTCGGTTACACCAGGATATACGGTAGATTCGTAAATGACAATATCTCCTTTTTTCAGAACTTTCCCAACGGTTTTGCTGGACTTATATAGAGGTGTTAAAACTGGTCTATTGTTTTTATCGACAGGAGTAGGAACGGTAATGATATAGATATTCGAATCTGCAATATCTTCTATTTGGTCTGAACAAAAAAGCCCAGTTTTATCTTTAGAAGGATTTTCATTTAATAACACGGATTGTAATAAATGGTCTTCTACTTCTAAAGTAGCATCTTTTCCTGATTTGAGTTCCTGTACTCTTGAAGTATTGATATCAAAACCTACGACTGGATATTTTGTAGCAAATAATCTAGCCAAAGGCAACCCTACATATCCTAAACCAATAATTGTAATCTTATGACTCATTTTATTACTGTTTTAGATTTTCCCAATACCATTTCACTGCTTCTCTAAGCCCTTCTTTCATGGAAAATTTCGGATTATAATTTAAAAGTGTTTTTGCTTTTTCTATACTGGCTAGAGAATGGGGAACATCTCCTTTTCTGTAATCACCATATAGCACTTCAACATTTGCAATTTCCGCATCAAATTCAGAAAGGTATTCTTTCAGGTATTTCACCAAATCATTTAAGGTTGTTCTTTCTCCAAAAGCGGTATTGTATACTTGATTGAGTGCTTCTTCATTTTCTACGGTTAATGCCAAGAGATTCATTAGAATGACATTATCTATATACGTAAAATCTCTAGAATATTCACCGCCTCCATTAATCACTGGTGATTCATGACTCATGAATTGCATGACAAATTTGGGGATTACCGCAGCATAGGCGCCATTTGGATTTTGCTTTCTTCCGAAGACATTAAAATATCTTAAACCGATAGTATCAAAATCATAGGTTTTCTTAAAAACATCTGCATATAACTCATTTACATATTTGGTTATTGCATAAGGCGAAAGTGGTTTTCCTATTCTTTCTTCTATTTTAGGTAAAGCTTCAGAATCTCCGTAAGTAGAAGAACTCGCCGCATAGATGAGTCTTTTTACGCCTGCATCTCTAGCAGCCACTAACATATTTAAGAAACCACCTACATTGACTTCATTACTAGTAATGGGGTCATTAATAGAACGAGGAACCGAACCCAGCGCTGCTTCATGCAAGACAAAATCTTGATTTTCGCAGGCTTTTTTACAAGTTTCTAAATTTCTTATATCTCCTTCGATGAGTATGAAATTGGGATTCTGAAGACTGGTTTCCAGATTTTCTCTTCTTCCTGTAGAAAAATTATCTAGACAAGTGACTATTGCTCCTAAATCTAACAGGGTCTCACAAAGATTAGACCCGATAAAACCGGCTCCTCCTGTGACTAGAATTTTCTTTTTATTGAGTTGAATAAAATTAATGTTTTGCATTTTTTATTTAAAAAAATTAGAATACCATTTTACTTCACCTCCACTATGGTAACCATAACCATATTTGTTCCCGTATCCGAAATAATCATGTTCTACATCATTTAAAACGAATCCTACGTTTTTGATTTTTTCTTCGTCTATAATCTTTCTCGCAAAATCTATTAAACCTTTTTCGGTATAATTTGATCTGGTTACGTACAGGGTAAGGTCTGCAGTATCAGTAATCAAAAATGTATCAGTTACCAATAATAATGGTGCTGTATCAATTACGATGTAGTGGTATTCTTCTTTTAAATCATTAACCAATTTTTGGAATCTTCCGTTATTGAGCAACTCTGTTGGGTTTGGCGGAATAGCTCCTGAGAATATGATTTCTAAATGTGGATTGATGTTTGATTTATGGATGATATCTTTGTAATCATTAACCTCTTCACAAAGGTATTCTGTAAGCCCTTTTAGATTTTTTCTATCTTCACTGTATCTCTGTAACTGAGGGTTTCTAATATCAGAACCAATCAATATGGTTTTTTTGGTTTTACTTGCAAGCGTAAGCGCTAGATTTACCGCTACGAAAGTTTTACCTTCTCCTTTTACTGTAGAAGAAACCAGAATCACTGACCCTTTATCTGTTTTAGGCAATATGAACCTCATATTGGTAATGATAATTCTGAAAGATTCTGCAATAGCCGATCTGTCATTTGGTTTAATCAGTTCTTCTTCCCCTTTTGTTAATCTTGGGATTTCTCCAATGATATTTTTACCATTGGTCAATTTATCTAAATCGTGTTTAGTTTTGATTTTATTATTGAATAGTTCTAACAGATAGATAATGGTCATTGGTAATAAAAGACCTAGTACTAAACCTGTAAGATAGATAATCATTTTCTTAGGAGAAACAGGAGACTTGTTAGAATATGCATAATCTACAATTCTTGCTTTATTCCCATTTAAGGACAAAGAAATTGCGGTTTCTTCTCTTTTTTGGAGTAACAACAAGTATAAGTTTTCTTTGATTTGCTGTTGTCTTTCTATTCCTCTAAAGAGTTTTTCTTGAGAAGGGATTTTAGAGATTCTGCCAATCACTTTGTTTTGTTCGCTTACGTAGTTATTTCTAGCAATTTGCAATCCAGTTCTGGTTTTATTAAGATTCTGGATGATAGAATTTCTAAGATTATTGATTTGTTTGGTTACGTCTATTACCACTGGGTTTTGAGCTGTACCATTTTCTAGTAAGCGATTTCTTTCTAAAACCAATTGATTATAAGCGCTAATATTGGTAATGGCTGTAGGATTATCTAGACCTACATTTACTGGAAGCACTTGAGAGGTTCCTTGGGTTTGAATAAAAGAAAGCAATGAATTGGTAAGTTCTAATTGAGAGTCTAATTCAATTTGTCTTGCTCTGGCCTCTGCAGAAGTTTCTAAATTTATTTTAGCTTCTGTTTCGAGGTCTGTAATGTTATTGCTGGCTTTGAATTGTTCTTTTTGGTTTTCAACTTGACCGAGTTCTTCACCGATTTTATTGATTCTATCATTGATAAAGTCTGCAGATTTTAAAGATTCTGCATTTTTATCTTTAATGGCTTCTTCGTTATATACCATCACCAATCTATTGATGATGTCTTTGGCTTTTTCTATGTTCGAGTGATTGATGGCTAACTTAATAACATCTGCATCTTTGTTCACTAGACTTACATTAAGCTTTGATTGATACTCATCTGTTTTAACTTCTAGTTTTTTAATGTTCAGATGAAGCGTACTGTAATCTTTTGCTTCTATTTTTTTAGGTATAAAATTCTTGTTTTTAAGAATCATGATATGCGCAAAAGGAAGCGCGATGGTTTTATTAAAAGTACTTACAATGGCTGGCATTTTCTCGCTAGAGAGGGTAAGTTTGTCTCCTGATATTTTTAAAATTATAGGAGTGATTTCTTTAGCATCTTCGTTTTCTGATAATACTTTTACGATAATAGGTGAAGATTTACCATATAGTTCTATATTCTGAAATTTACCTGGTAAAAGGATATCTGTTTCAAGGCCTAATTGTTTTACAACCTCTGTCATAATTTTTTTAGACTTGAAAATCTCCATTTCATTATCTACCCCGTTACTTCCTATTTTCCCGAGTCCCGAAATATCATTTAAGATTGCAAAATCTTGCACAGAAGAACTGCTTTTAGAATCTTTAATTAATACGGTAGACTCAATAGAATAAATTTTATTTTGAGTTTTTAAATATAAGTAAGCTCCTAGAATAGATAAAATGAGTCCTGCAACAAACCATGGCCATCTTCTGGTATAAGGTTTAATGAGTTCTATTAAGTTAATTTCTTGTTCTTGGACTTGATTATTATGTACATCGTTGCTCATATGGAAATTCGTTTTTTATCTTCTAAAAATTAATGTAAGTAGTCCTAAAATTACAGAAGCTACAGAAATATAAATACCGGCATTAGGGTCTAATCTTGCTTGTTTTTGTTTGGTTTCATTAGGACTTACTACAATTACGTCTCCTTGCTGAAGGTTATAGTAAGGAGAATTGATAAAGTTAGAATCTGTAAGATTAATTCTACCTTTTGTAATTTCGCCATTGATGTTTCTTACGACTAAAACATTCTCTCTTTTTCCATATATCGTAAGATCTCCTGCTAAACCTAATGCATCTAAAACTGTAGTTTTACCATCTGGAATAATGTAATGTCCTGCTCTGTTTACTTCACCTAATACAGTAATTTTATAATTAGTAAGTCTTATAGTTATTATAGGATTGATAATGTATTTAGAAAGTTTAGCTTTTAGGTCTTCTTTTAATTGGTCTATGGTTAATCCTGCAGCTTTTACATCTCCAATAACATTGAGTGTAATATTTCCATTAGAATCAACTAAGTAAGTAGGTCCTTCTGCCACCACTTGATTATTCATGGGTGCATTGTTAGAGCCCATTGTATATTGGTTAGTAGTTCTAGAAGAATAGTTTTGGTTAAAAGGTTTTACAACATCCATATCTTTGGCTGTCACTAGAATCATTAGCTCATCATTCACTTGAATAGAAGATTTAGCATTTTGGATAGAAGTTTGTACCGCTGTGTCTTCAATATTTTGTAGATAAGATGAAGTATCTGCTTTAGGCTTGCAAGAAAAAAGAGCAAGTACTGCAAAAATATTGAGTAATTTGATGTATTTTTTCATTTAAAAAATTTTGTTATTAGGATTGCAAATATACAATTTTGTTTATTTATCTAGTTTTTCGAAGACTGAATTATTGCTGATAAACTCTGGCACCATTTTTTTCAGGAGTTTCACTACTTCAATTTGGTCTCTTCTGAGTGCCGCTTTGGTAATCTTATTTGCCAGACATTCAATATCTTCGAACTCCATGTGTGGGTCCATAGAGACCATTATTTTTTCGTGTGGTGTAGGAAGGTTTTTAGTATCATCACTTAACAATTCCTCATACAATTTTTCTCCCGGTCTCAGTCCTGTATATTTTAATTTGATATCGATTTCTGGTTCAAAACCAGATAGTTTAATCATTTTGATGGCGAGGTCTTTAATTTTCACGGGTTCTCCCATATCGAACACAAAAATTTCACCTCCTTTCCCCATGGTTCCTGCTTGTAGCACTAATTCGCAAGCTTCTGGGATGGTCATAAAATACCTTACAATATCTGGGTGGGTAATGGTAACAGGACCTCCTTTTTCGATTTGCCTTTTAAAGTGCGGAATGACTGAGCCATTACTTCCTAAAACGTTTCCGAATCTGGTGGTAATGAACTTGGTGGTGTTTCCTGGCACGTCTTGTAATGCTTGTACTAATAATTCTGCACCTCTTTTAGAAGCTCCCATTACATTGGTAGGATTTACGGCTTTGTCCGTAGAAATCATTACAAATCTATTGATTTTATATTTAGAAGAAAGGGTTGCTAAGTTTTTGGTTCCAAAAACATTAACCAGAATCGCTTCATGCGGATTGTTTTCTATGAGAGGCACATGTTTATATGCTGCTGCATGATAAACCATCGAAAAATTATATTTCTGGAAGAGTGGTTCTAGCCTGTGCTTATTAGAGATATCACCTAAAACAAATCTAAAATTAATGTCTGGATACTTTTCTTCCATTTCCAATTGGATTTCATGAAGGGGAGTTTCCGCTTGGTCTAAAACCACAATAAGAGAGGGTTTAAATTGTGCGACCTGCCTTACGATTTCGCTCCCAATAGAACCTGCTCCACCAGTAACTAAAACTGCTTTTTCGAAATGACGTTTCATCACTTCTTCATTTTGGATAGAAATCGGTTCTCTGTCTAATAAATCTTCAATTTGAAGATTTCTTATGCTGGCTTCAATTTTTTTATTGCTGAATTCTTCTACCATAGGTGCTTGAAGAATTTCTAGGTCTTTATCAAGCAAAATATTCACCCATTCTTCAAGTTCTTCCTTGGTTAATCTTTCTTTCAATAACAAAACCCCTTCTAGACCAAGTTGTTCTTTAGTTTTATTAAGAAATTTATCTTGAGTTAAGATTTTAAGCCCTAAAATTTTAGCATATTTAGAGTCATTTCTTTTGGTTAAGAAACCCGTCAATTCGTATGGTAAATTGTCATTATCTAAAATAGCACCTGCTATTGCCACTGAATGGTCTGAAATCCCCAAGACCATAATTCTTTTTTTCTGGGTGCTAGCTTTTACATGCTTAACAAAATAGAAGGATTGTTTAACTGCTAATCTAAAAACCAATAATGCAGTAAATGATATGACGAAGTACAATAATAAAAGAGGCGTATAAAATAATTTGATTTTGGTTAACCAAAAAGTAGAATATTTGAGTACTAAAAGAAATACAACGGTAATAAAAGAAGACCAAAATATTTTTTGAATATCAATAAAAGTAGAATGTCTTATAATGCCCGCAAAGGTTTTAAAGACATACATGAATATGATGTTGGTGCCAATGATGACAATATATTTCCATTCTATGGGTAAATATTTTGGAAGAATGGTGATTTTATTTAATATAAAAAAAGCGGTACCTAATGAAACAAATAAAATACAGACATCAATTAAAAACACCATCCAACGTGGAAGGTATCTTAGACTAGAGATTCTGAGGTAATTGTCCCCACTGGTCATTTTGTTTTTAGAATTGCTCGGCATGATTAAAAATAGATTTATCCTAACAAATTTTTTATTACCTTATTAATTCTTTTTTTATCGTCGTCTGTAAGATTAGAGCCAGAAGGCAGGCACAATCCATTATTGAACAGCGTCTCAGCAATATTTGATCCAAAATACATTTTATTGTCAAAAAGTGGTTGCAGATGCATAGGTTTCCAGAGCGGTCTAGTCTCTATATTCTCTTCTGCAAAGGCCAATCTCCAGAACTCTCTATCTTTATTTCCAGTTTTTTCAGGGTGTATAATGATCGCATTGAGCCAATGATTGGATTGATAATCTTCGGATGGTTCGGTAAATAGTTCTACTCCTTCCTGATTTTTGAAAATATTTTTATAAAACTCGTGATTAGCTCTTCTCTCAGCTACCCTTTGGTCTATCACTTCCATCTGACCTCGCCCTATTCCTGCGCAAATATTACTTAATCTATAGTTGTATCCTACAATAGAATGCTGATAATGTGGCGCATCATCTTTGGCTTGAGTAGAAAGAAAAACTGCTTTTTGTTTATAAATTTCTTCCTTGAGCACTAATGCACCTCCTCCAGAAGTGGTAATGATTTTATTTCCATTAAAACTCAAGACAGAAATATCTCCAAATGTTCCACATTTTTGACCTTTATAAGTGCTTCCTAATGCTTCTGCACTGTCTTCGATGATAGGAATATTATATTTTTCTGAAATGGCTTTTATTTCTTCTACTTTATACGGCATTCCGTAAAGGCAAACCGTAATAATGGCTTTTGGTTTTTTGCCTTTTTCAATGCAAACCTTAATGGCCTCTTCTACTGCAATAGGGCAAAGATTCCAAGTATCTTTTTCACTGTCTACAAAAACAGGAATTCCTCCTAAATAGATGATAGGATTAGCTGAAGCGGCAAAAGTAAGGGATTGACAAATGACAAAATCATCTTTTTCTACGCCTAACATGGCTAGTGCAAGATGCAGAGCGGCAGTACCTGTAGAGACTACTGCTACATGAGATTCTTGTCCTAGATAATTTTCTAAGTCTTTTTCGAAGCCGTCTACATTTGGTCCTAAAGGAGCAATCCAATTCCCATCAAAAGCTTCTTGAATATATTTCATTTCATTCCCGCTCATGTGCGGAGAAGAAAGCCAAATTTTTGATTTATTGTTCACTTAATTCACTCAATTTAATAATTTTACCCGGGTTTCCTACCACTGTAGCTCCAGCTGGAACATCTTTTATGATCACAGCCCCAGCTCCTACTATAGCATCTTCTCCTACAGTAACGCCTGGAATAATTCTCGCCCCAATTCCTATTTGAGCTCTTTTTTTTATGGTAATATTTCCCGCCAAAGTTACTGTGGGAGAAATATGTACAAAATCTTCTATAATACAATCATGCTCTATCACAGATGCTGTATTGATAATGCAATGGTTTCCTATCTTCACTTCTGCATTTACACAAACTTGTGGCATCACTACTGTTCCATCTCCTAATTCTGAGAATCTAGAAACAAAAGCACTTCTGTGAATCAAGGTTTCGAAGACACAAATTCCAGAGAGTTTATTTACAATTTTTTCTCTAGCATTGGCATCTCCTACGGCTACAATTACTTTGTGTTTTTTGAGCAATTCTTCTGTAGGTTTGTAAATTTCGAGATGGTGGAAAAAATCTGCAGGAGGATTGTCATCTACCAGATATTCTAATAACATATCATTAGATAAAATGATATCGTAAATCACTTTTGCATGACCACCTGCACCGTATAAAACTAGACTATTCATTTCCTTTAAAAGCGATATTGGTAGCTTCTCCTTCTCGATTTACCCCTTCTAATTTGAGCACTTTTTTCAAAGTTAAGAACATTATTTGTAAATCTAACAAAAAACTCAAATTTTCTACATACCAAACATCAAACTCAAATTTTTTATCCCATTCAACAGCGTTTCTTCCATTGATTTGTGCCCAACCTGTAATTCCTGGTTTCACATTGTGCCTTTTTTTTTGAACCTCATTATAAAGAGGGAGGTATTCTGGCAATAGAGGTCTTGGACCAATAAGGCTCATGTCACCTAATAAAACGTTTAGTAATTGTGGAATTTCGTCCATAGAAGTTTTTCTTACGAATCTCCCCAAAAAAGTAAGTCTTTGGGCATCAGGTAGAAGTATGCCATGAATATCTTTTTTATTGTTCATGGTTCTGAACTTAATGATTTTAAATAATTTTTCGTTTTTACCAGGGCGGTTTTGTAAGAAAAACACATGACCTCTGTTGCTAATTAACAAAGCAATAAAAATGATAATAAATATAGGGCTAGATAACAAAATCCCTATTACTGATAAAACAAAGTCTAAAAGAGGTTTGACAAAATTCACATACATAACAACCCACAAATTTACTTTTTTTTTGCTTCCAAGACACTACTTATTTAACATTTTTTAAGAATCTAGATGTTTTAGAATTTCATCATATTCAAAACCTTTTGAGCTTAAAAATTTAATCAATTTTTGTTTTTTTTGATATTCTTTCAATCCTTTGTAAGTGGGTAATAGTTTTTCGATAAAATCACGAATGGTATCTTGATAATCATGCTCATCTATTTCCGAAAAAGATTTGGCAATGAGTTTATCAGAAATTCCTTTGAGACGGAGTTGTTGTTTGATTTTATTTTTTCCCCATTTTTTGATGTAGAATTTTCCTCGGGTGAAACTTTTAGCAAAGCGTTCTTCGTTTAAGTAGTTCTCTTTTATGAGATAGAGGAGTATTTCTTCCTTTGCTTCAGGAATCAGAACAAATTCTTTCATTTTCTGTTCTACTTCTGCATGGCATCTGTCTTGATAAACACAATAGTTCACTAATTTTTGCTTAATTTCTTGAAAGGGAAAAAGTTTTTTTTCTTGCATATTTACAAAAATAAAAAACCGAAAGTTAACTTCCGGTTTTTTTTAATTTATTTTACGGTTTTATGATTTTTTAATTTGTAGTGGTATACCATAATTGCGTATGCAGAAATTGCTAAGATTGGCAAATAGTCATCAATAGGAATTTCTTCATCACCTGGAAGGTTTCCAGGACCTGTATCTTCTGTCTGTTCACCTCCAATAGCTCCAGAAGCACTTGTTGTACCCGTAGCTACATTTTCAGATTTTTGAAAGGCATTTATCTCTTGCGCTTCTTGACCAAAGAAAAAATTTGCCGTACAAATCAACGTTAGAGTTAAAATGAATTTTTTCATTTATTTTGAAATTATCTTTTTATTTACTATATCATCAGCAAATATAATGCTAAAAATATTAATACCTGTTGCCAATTTATTTTTTTCTATTGTTAAAATTTTTCTTCCACTTTTAATACTATCGATTAATGAGCAAGATGTATTGAAGATTTTCACCTCAGAAAATACTTTATCAGCTTCTATTACATATTTATCCCCCGACTGATACACTTTTACTCCAAATTTAGCGACTGAATCCTGAGCAGATAAACTTTGCACACTGTAAGTTATTTCAAATCTATTTTTCACTTCCCCTTTATCTGCTGCAAAATTGTAAATAGATAAAAAAAACCTACTGATTATCAATAACTTATTATTAGTAGGGTTTTAATGGTAATATTAAATTTTATTCATACTTCTTTCCTTTTCATTTAGGTTATTTTTAATTATATTAATAATTACATCTACCAAAACAATGCCTATTCTTCTTATTTCATAATCAAGAGAATAAGTAATATTTTATATAAACAATGAGTATTTTTTCAAAAAAAGGACAATCTGATGATTGCCCTTTTTCTTAAGATTAGTGAATAATCTTTTGCTGGAGTTCTTTTTTCTTAGATTTTACTTTCATTAGATAAACTCCTTTTTGTAAACTTTGTGTTTCGAAATTATAATCTGTGGTATTTGGTGTTATTGATTTTATGAGTTTGCCAGACATATCCCAAAGTTCAATTGCAGTAATGACATCTTGATTTGCAATAATACGATAACCGTTTTCTACTTTATATATTTTAATACCTTGCACATTAACTTCATGATTAGAGAGTACTGCATTTGGTTTAAAAACAATCTCGAACCTATTATTGATTTCCCCTCTAGCATTTACGCTGAAAGAATAATGACTTTCTTGCAAATTGGTTTCTGTTCCTGTAATTTTATCTCTAAGGTAAATCATTTGTTTGTTTGTAAAAATCCCTTCTTTTTCTTCTAAAGAAATAGTATAAACCCCTGCAGCATAAAAGCTAGCTCCCAAAGGTATTACATCATTCTCTAACAAAGGATAAGCTCTGCCTTGAATGGCTAATTTTTCTTGATTGAGAAGACTGTAGAAAGAATCAATCCCTTCTACTAAATGTGTTGCATCATAATTTGGATCTAACTGATTAGTGGCTCCTTTTTTATAAGCAATAAGGATTTTATTTGCCACTTGTAGAGGCGTAGTTAATTGCAACCAAAATCTATCTGTACTCTCTTTAGAAACCTTACTATTTCTATTAAAAAACTTAGCAGAAGCTACTCCGTTTCTCATTTGATTATTAAAGATTACGCTCCCAGATGTTTTGGCTTGTATGATAAAACCTTGTCCCACTCTGAAATATTCGGTTGGAATAACACTGCTTCCTGCTGGACCTGTTGCAGGAACTCCTCCACTTGCATTTAAGATGGCATAATTATTATAAGTCCCTTCTTCTGGATAATTATTATATTGCATAGCAGGATTAGGATTAATATTGGTCCAGAAATAGGCTATATTATTAATTACTGAACTATTCACAGAATAAAATTCTTCATAACTGATATTAGATGGATAAGGATTTCCTATTAAATTAAATCCATTAAACGTGTTGGTTAAAGGAACAACAATATCCCCGTTATTTGGCAAGCCTATAAAAACACCATTAAAAACAGTAGGAGTAGAAGGAAAATTATTAGGTGCTCTAATTCCATATCCTTTTCCTGGAATAAAATTATTTCCAACAGGATTTACTGCTACAAAACCATCATTAGATTCATTGTATACATAAAACCTAGAGCTAAGTGTATTGGGTGAAAAAGCTTTCAATTCTTGCCCCGCTACTGGAGTTCCCCAATAGTTATAATCTAAACGTTTGAGATTAGCATTTCTATTGACGGTAATATTTCCTAGGTTTGTTACATTTTTTCTTATTTGAACTAGACTTGCATCATTCTCTACATTGATATTTCCAGATAGCACTTCTATTTCAGCATCTACTGTAAGCGTTTTATTGGCAGGAATAGTTACTACTGCATTATTATTTACTTCTACCGCACAAGCATTTAGGTCTAAATCTATTAAGTAATTATTAGAAAAAACCGCTCTTTTCGAACTGTCTGGTGCACCATTGCTCCAAGTTCCTGTATAAACGGTGGTATTGGTTTTTACAGTTGCTATCGCAGAATATCCATTACAAGAGCCATTAGAAAGCACCGCTCTATAATACCTATCTGTATTTAAATTATTGGGTAATATTAATTGATTCGTGGT is part of the Cloacibacterium normanense genome and encodes:
- a CDS encoding PKD domain-containing protein; amino-acid sequence: MYTATGWASATQYPGQTSGNYSVTISDGNTVTVGNYTNGNNSALSLTVSYNIGDLIVLGQLTLNINMELNNTDDLLIDAGTVLWNQNNVYLKLKQNAEVKIINTGTGSCGNSTGLNGYGFIGGSCSNQTSLEIGNITYTNCAGSGNAVAGTFCDVVEAGGTLNATPIASATNICLPLNSVTLTAPSNSNVTDTKTYTWSVVSAPVGFTGFSNNGLSSITVNNLIAGTYVFKLKISITKSGKTFSAEDTVTINVYQAIVSGTINSLNVCSKYNTSNTITLSGHNGAITKWQSSTTSDFSTAVTDIANTTNQLILPNNLNTDRYYRAVLSNGSCNGYSAIATVKTNTTVYTGTWSNGAPDSSKRAVFSNNYLIDLDLNACAVEVNNNAVVTIPANKTLTVDAEIEVLSGNINVENDASLVQIRKNVTNLGNITVNRNANLKRLDYNYWGTPVAGQELKAFSPNTLSSRFYVYNESNDGFVAVNPVGNNFIPGKGYGIRAPNNFPSTPTVFNGVFIGLPNNGDIVVPLTNTFNGFNLIGNPYPSNISYEEFYSVNSSVINNIAYFWTNINPNPAMQYNNYPEEGTYNNYAILNASGGVPATGPAGSSVIPTEYFRVGQGFIIQAKTSGSVIFNNQMRNGVASAKFFNRNSKVSKESTDRFWLQLTTPLQVANKILIAYKKGATNQLDPNYDATHLVEGIDSFYSLLNQEKLAIQGRAYPLLENDVIPLGASFYAAGVYTISLEEKEGIFTNKQMIYLRDKITGTETNLQESHYSFSVNARGEINNRFEIVFKPNAVLSNHEVNVQGIKIYKVENGYRIIANQDVITAIELWDMSGKLIKSITPNTTDYNFETQSLQKGVYLMKVKSKKKELQQKIIH